The following coding sequences lie in one Sorex araneus isolate mSorAra2 chromosome 4, mSorAra2.pri, whole genome shotgun sequence genomic window:
- the LOC101544028 gene encoding cytochrome P450 2W1, with protein sequence MALLFLGLLLLLGLRGLWGLLWGRSSSSSPAPRWPPGPRPLPLIGNLHLLRVTQQDRSLMELSARYGPVFTVHLGTQKTVVLTGYQAVREALLGTGHALTDRPPIAIFQRIQGGAGVFFSSGRRWRVARQLTVAALQGLGAGQGPGADLVLSELGCLSKLLDGYKGQPFPLRLLGWAPSNVTFTLLFGRRFDYGDPVFLSLLGLVEDVMVLLGTPALQLFNIYPRLGALLQLHRPLLLKVEQVRAILRASLRDRPVPGASYSYMDALLRKGQNDPEGQFSEADMVACALDMVMAGTETSAATLQWAALLMCEHPEVQGRVQEELDRVLGAGRLPRPEDQQLLPYTNAVLHEVQRYITLLPHVPRCTATDTALGGYLLPKGTPVLLLLSSVLLDETQWATPGQFNPGHFLDTSGRFVRRAAFLPFSAGRRVCVGERLATSQLFLLFAGLLHKYRLCPAPGLSPVLDATSAPAFTMRPPAQALCAEPRNQWR encoded by the exons ATGGCCCTGCTCTTCCTGGGACTCCTGCTGcttctggggctcagggggctgtgggggctgctgTGGGGGCGCTCCAGCTCTTCCTCACCGGCCCCCCGCTGGCCCCCGGGGCCGCGCCCACTGCCCCTCATTGGGAACCTACACTTGCTGCGGGTCACCCAGCAGGATCGCTCCCTGATGGAG CTCTCGGCACGCTACGGGCCAGTGTTCACCGTGCACCTGGGCACACAGAAGACGGTGGTGCTGACAGGGTACCAGGCTGTGCGGGAGGCACTGCTGGGCACGGGGCACGCACTGACCGACAGGCCCCCCATCGCCATCTTCCAGCGGATCCAGGGGGGTGCGG GCGTCTTCTTCTCGTCAGGgcggcgctggagggtggcgcGGCAGCTCACTGTGGCCgccctgcaggggctgggtgccgggcaggggcccggggccgaCCTGGTCCTGAGCGAGCTGGGCTGCCTGTCCAAGCTGCTGGACGGCTACAAAG gccagccCTTCCCCCTCCGCCTGCTGGGCTGGGCACCCTCCAACGTCACCTTCACGCTGCTCTTCGGCCGGCGCTTCGACTACGGAGACCCCGTGTTCCTGTCCCTGCTGGGCCTCGTGGAGGACGTGATGGTGCTCCTGGGCACCCCGGCCCTGCAG CTGTTTAACATCTACCCGAGGCTGGGGGCGCTGCTGCAGCTGCACCGCCCCCTGCTGCTGAAAGTCGAGCAGGTGCGCGCCATCCTGCGggcctccctgcgggacaggccTGTGCCCGGGGCCTCGTACAGCTACATGGATGCCCTGCTCCGCAAAGGCCAG AATGACCCCGAAGGCCAGTTTTCCGAAGCCGACATGGTGGCCTGTGCCCTGGACATGGTCATGGCCGGCACCGAGACCAGCGCGGCCACGCTGCAGTGGGCTGCCCTCCTGATGTGCGAGCACCCGGAGGTGCAGG GCCGGGTGCAGGAGGAGCTGGACcgagtgctgggtgctgggcggCTGCCGCGGCCAGAGGACCAGCAGCTGCTGCCCTACACCAACGCGGTGCTGCACGAGGTCCAGCGCTACATCACGCTGCTGCCACACGTGCCGCGCTGCACGGCCACGGACACCGCGCTGGGCGGCTACCTGCTCCCCAAG GGCACGCCAGTGCTGCTCCTGCTGAGCTCCGTGCTCCTGGACGAGACGCAGTGGGCCACCCCGGGCCAGTTCAACCccggccactttctggacacaagCGGGCGCTTCGTCCGGCGCGCCGCCTTTCTGCCCTTCTCCGCAG GCCGCCGCGTGTGCGTGGGGGAGCGCCTGGCCACGTCACAGCTGTTCCTGCTGTTCGCCGGCCTCCTGCACAAGTACCGCCTGTGCCCCGCGCCCGGCCTCAGCCCCGTCCTGGACGCCACCTCTGCCCCTGCCTTTACCATGCGGCCGCCCGCCCAGGCCCTGTGTGCCGAGCCCAGAAACCAGTGGCGCTGA